A single region of the Streptomyces sp. NBC_01262 genome encodes:
- a CDS encoding KAP family P-loop NTPase fold protein, which translates to MTKKKEPDAEGLPVSSVDMADAPIQSLDEDRLGRRSFAGALAAEVMAAPVGRGYVMGLTGPWGSGKTSILNMTADAIGDTAIVIHFNPWMFSGTEALVGSFFAEIGKQIQAKAPKLKNIAGKLALYGQVLSPAAAVFGAASAAQAAANALQTISAAPSAFEQQQTLRTLLADLGKRLIVVIDDVDRLRPQEVLDIVRLVRLVGDFPNTLYLLAFDRRRVEECLGEGDLARGRAYLEKIVQVTHDVPAARQPDVATMFIEGLQALPNDVPMGPMKAEDWQNIFTFVIRPLLATPRHVRRLLSSLSMTMRMVGDEVAFADLVGIEAVRVLHPALFEAITSAADHLAARSALLGQGGYQHGRAIADSPIAPLFEVDPQVAEAVCRWLFPAARHHFENMGFGPEWETTWRRERKVASASVFRFYLERRLPDGVVPARSVDEALALLADRQALRAFLDSWSPNELMNLLERMNPAIEELPVAADIAADPARQAIPVLLDLLPRLPENQGAFTARGSMAPMRLTFRLLQRIPDEAMRDEVVRAVFAETNVLSGRQLLLLTAGHRESAGMGMVAPAVATELESRLRDELAAQTPQDFAGQDRIGYLANLIAETDKGKTALQALAEDDTVLLSLLAGCVGETRGQAIGAAAVTATKELAWEGLVDWFGKEMLVRRVAEILTAVTDDGLEISEEHRTALTLAADYATGNRPRRPWERIAGQSRAAEPDVAGDEDAGTADEPHAGSSAPNAPGNTPDEP; encoded by the coding sequence GTGACCAAGAAGAAGGAACCGGACGCCGAGGGCTTGCCCGTGTCGTCCGTGGACATGGCCGACGCACCGATCCAGTCCTTGGACGAGGACCGGCTCGGCCGCCGCTCGTTCGCCGGGGCACTCGCCGCCGAGGTAATGGCAGCCCCTGTGGGGCGGGGCTACGTCATGGGACTGACTGGTCCCTGGGGCAGCGGAAAGACCTCGATCCTCAACATGACGGCCGACGCCATCGGCGACACCGCGATCGTCATCCACTTCAACCCCTGGATGTTTTCCGGCACCGAGGCGCTCGTCGGCTCGTTCTTCGCAGAAATCGGCAAGCAGATCCAGGCAAAGGCGCCGAAGCTCAAGAACATCGCCGGAAAGCTCGCCCTGTACGGGCAGGTCTTGTCACCGGCTGCCGCCGTCTTCGGCGCGGCGAGCGCCGCTCAGGCCGCGGCCAACGCTCTCCAGACGATTTCAGCCGCGCCGTCGGCGTTCGAGCAGCAACAGACGCTGCGCACCCTCCTCGCCGACCTCGGCAAACGACTGATCGTCGTCATCGACGACGTCGACCGCCTGCGCCCGCAGGAGGTCCTCGACATCGTCCGCCTCGTCCGCCTCGTCGGCGACTTTCCCAACACCCTCTACCTGCTGGCCTTCGACCGCCGGCGGGTCGAGGAGTGCCTCGGCGAGGGCGACCTCGCGCGCGGGCGCGCCTACCTCGAAAAGATCGTGCAGGTCACCCATGACGTCCCGGCGGCACGGCAGCCGGACGTGGCCACGATGTTCATCGAGGGCTTGCAGGCCCTGCCCAATGATGTGCCCATGGGGCCGATGAAGGCCGAAGACTGGCAGAACATCTTCACCTTCGTCATCCGTCCGCTGCTTGCGACGCCCCGTCATGTCCGGCGGCTCTTGAGTTCGTTGTCGATGACGATGCGGATGGTCGGGGACGAGGTGGCTTTCGCCGACCTGGTAGGGATCGAGGCGGTTCGGGTTCTGCACCCGGCTCTGTTCGAGGCGATCACCTCGGCTGCCGACCACCTGGCGGCGCGGTCCGCCCTGCTGGGCCAGGGCGGATACCAGCATGGTCGCGCCATCGCGGACTCCCCCATCGCCCCCCTGTTCGAGGTGGACCCGCAGGTTGCCGAGGCCGTGTGCCGGTGGCTGTTCCCAGCCGCGCGCCACCACTTCGAGAACATGGGTTTCGGACCGGAATGGGAGACCACCTGGAGGCGGGAACGCAAGGTCGCCAGCGCCTCGGTCTTCCGCTTCTACCTCGAACGTCGGCTCCCCGACGGCGTCGTGCCCGCGCGAAGCGTGGACGAGGCCTTGGCACTGCTCGCCGACCGCCAAGCACTCCGAGCTTTCCTCGACTCGTGGTCCCCGAATGAGCTCATGAACCTGCTGGAGAGGATGAACCCTGCGATCGAGGAACTGCCCGTCGCCGCAGACATCGCGGCCGATCCCGCACGGCAGGCCATTCCCGTCCTGTTGGACCTCCTCCCCCGGCTCCCTGAGAACCAAGGCGCGTTCACGGCCCGCGGGTCCATGGCCCCGATGCGGCTCACGTTCCGGCTCCTGCAGCGCATTCCGGACGAGGCAATGCGAGACGAAGTGGTCCGCGCCGTCTTCGCGGAGACCAACGTGCTCAGTGGCCGGCAGCTCCTGCTGCTGACTGCCGGGCACCGCGAGAGCGCTGGCATGGGTATGGTGGCGCCTGCAGTCGCCACCGAACTGGAGAGCAGGCTGCGTGACGAGCTTGCGGCCCAGACGCCGCAGGACTTCGCCGGCCAGGACCGCATCGGCTATCTCGCGAATCTCATTGCCGAGACCGACAAGGGAAAGACCGCGCTGCAGGCCCTGGCCGAGGACGACACGGTTCTGCTCTCCCTGCTCGCCGGCTGCGTCGGCGAGACCCGCGGCCAGGCCATCGGCGCCGCCGCCGTCACAGCGACCAAGGAGCTGGCGTGGGAAGGGCTGGTGGATTGGTTCGGCAAGGAGATGCTCGTCCGGCGTGTCGCCGAGATCCTCACCGCCGTCACCGATGACGGACTGGAGATCTCCGAGGAACACAGGACGGCGCTGACCCTCGCGGCCGACTACGCCACGGGCAACCGGCCGCGAAGGCCATGGGAGCGCATCGCCGGTCAGTCCCGCGCAGCCGAGCCCGACGTGGCGGGAGACGAGGACGCGGGCACCGCCGACGAGCCGCACGCGGGCTCCAGTGCACCCAATGCCCCAGGTAACACCCCGGACGAGCCGTAG
- a CDS encoding phosphotransferase — MYSPPTDAADQQRTLAAQDEAATALGVTIHGPPRWGHQGRTLGQPAHHPLHGPCWLRLTCTPADKTGGKLWDGTQDAATAFPTVNKPALHAVYDGTVRDKLAWRAELTQHVDTPVCSPEPVLSHELDLPGNWWNSLRADLETIATTATDRVAVRQQWIERAVPAHTGRPAPVIEHWQTAHGDCHFANLTTSGPVLLDFEGFGLAPAGYDPAMLYTYSLLAPKTAARVRTEFPVLNSLSGQAALLVVIADLLQSASRGDHPELTRPLRAMLTTLP; from the coding sequence ATGTACTCGCCCCCCACCGACGCCGCTGACCAGCAGCGCACCCTGGCAGCCCAGGACGAGGCGGCAACCGCACTGGGCGTCACCATCCACGGACCCCCGCGGTGGGGGCACCAGGGTCGCACCCTGGGCCAGCCCGCCCACCACCCGCTCCACGGACCCTGCTGGCTGCGACTGACCTGTACCCCCGCAGACAAGACGGGCGGAAAGCTGTGGGACGGCACCCAGGACGCGGCCACCGCCTTCCCCACCGTGAACAAACCCGCCCTGCACGCCGTCTACGACGGAACCGTCCGCGACAAGCTGGCCTGGCGGGCCGAACTCACCCAACACGTCGACACACCGGTCTGCTCGCCCGAACCGGTCCTGAGCCACGAACTCGACCTGCCAGGCAACTGGTGGAACTCCCTGCGCGCCGATCTGGAGACCATCGCCACCACCGCGACCGACCGGGTCGCGGTCCGCCAGCAGTGGATCGAGCGCGCGGTGCCCGCCCACACCGGCCGGCCCGCGCCGGTGATCGAACACTGGCAGACCGCGCACGGCGACTGCCACTTCGCGAACCTCACCACCAGCGGCCCGGTGCTGCTGGACTTCGAGGGCTTCGGCCTCGCCCCGGCCGGCTACGACCCAGCCATGCTGTACACCTATTCACTGCTCGCCCCGAAGACCGCGGCTCGCGTCCGGACCGAGTTCCCTGTCTTGAACAGCCTCTCAGGACAGGCCGCTTTGCTGGTCGTCATTGCGGACCTGCTGCAGTCCGCATCCAGGGGAGACCACCCCGAACTGACCCGCCCGTTGCGCGCGATGTTGACCACTCTGCCCTGA
- a CDS encoding aldo/keto reductase: protein MTAALGLGTHRLRNVPAAACRAATAGTAWVDTAPNYLRGHAHRLLAPELVGHPQLKVATKIGFLAPGADTADAAGVLTAAEAAHGHSLAAPYVRWQTDHNRATLGRTRLDLVFIHNPERHPDPDTLPDTLLAAFTVLEEAVAAGHLTAYGVATWSAFADELLTVSILDRLATEAAGTAGHHLRAVQLPVSLIQEAALAQALDGCGPITHAADLGWEVFASAPLHGGELLTAATPELTRLLHPDISTTQACLLAAASCPGVSNVLLSASTPAHWDAALAALAEPAIAPEALRKVLDVLAPHRRR from the coding sequence GTGACGGCAGCCCTGGGCCTGGGCACCCACCGACTGCGGAACGTGCCGGCCGCGGCCTGCCGGGCGGCCACCGCCGGCACCGCATGGGTGGACACCGCCCCCAACTACCTTCGAGGTCACGCCCACCGGCTCCTGGCCCCGGAACTGGTCGGCCACCCGCAGCTGAAGGTGGCGACGAAGATCGGCTTCCTGGCCCCCGGCGCAGACACCGCGGACGCTGCCGGAGTCCTCACCGCCGCCGAGGCCGCGCACGGCCACAGCCTGGCCGCCCCGTACGTGCGCTGGCAGACCGACCACAACCGCGCCACCCTCGGCCGCACCCGCCTGGACCTGGTGTTCATCCACAACCCCGAACGCCACCCCGACCCGGATACCCTGCCCGACACGCTGCTCGCCGCCTTCACCGTGCTGGAAGAGGCTGTCGCCGCCGGCCACCTGACCGCCTACGGCGTCGCCACCTGGTCGGCGTTCGCCGACGAACTGCTCACCGTCAGCATTCTCGACCGCCTCGCCACCGAGGCCGCCGGCACCGCCGGCCACCATCTGCGGGCGGTGCAGCTCCCGGTCAGCCTCATCCAGGAGGCCGCCCTCGCCCAGGCCCTGGACGGCTGCGGCCCGATCACCCACGCGGCGGACCTCGGCTGGGAGGTGTTCGCCTCAGCACCGCTGCACGGCGGTGAACTCCTCACCGCCGCCACCCCCGAACTCACCCGCCTCCTGCACCCGGACATCTCAACCACGCAGGCGTGTCTGCTGGCCGCTGCGTCCTGCCCGGGGGTGAGCAACGTGCTGCTGTCCGCCTCCACCCCGGCACACTGGGATGCCGCGCTCGCCGCCCTGGCCGAGCCGGCCATCGCCCCCGAGGCCCTACGGAAGGTCCTGGATGTACTCGCCCCCCACCGACGCCGCTGA
- a CDS encoding MFS transporter translates to MINTRTYSRLFEAPGSAAFTAGSVLARLPMAMAGVSLVVMIATVRGSYALAGAVSAAGLAAGAVGAPLVARLVDRHGQARVAVPATVVSVAAGLLLVPLVHYDAPTWTLFAVNVGTATAPNTGGMARARWAHLYRDAPDRLHAANSFEQVADEVCFMAGPVLAAFLGTALFPEAGTLVTEVLLLAGVLLFAAQRRTEPPVEPRQPGGSPRIPGLAGVVGTFACTGVIFGALEVTTVAFTDAHGHASAAGVALALEAAGSCVAGLLYGLAKPTGTAAGRFVTGVGTMAALMALPLLARASGSVAALSVALFAAGLATAPTMVNGMALVQERVPAARLNEGMTLAVTGILAGIAAGTALGGTMAEHFGPGTGYGYGIPVVAGALALVTAVAAMPASRRQSA, encoded by the coding sequence GTGATCAACACCCGTACGTACAGCCGTCTCTTCGAGGCCCCCGGCAGCGCCGCCTTCACGGCGGGCAGTGTGCTGGCGCGGCTGCCGATGGCCATGGCGGGCGTGAGCCTGGTCGTGATGATCGCCACGGTCCGGGGCTCGTACGCGCTCGCCGGTGCCGTGTCGGCCGCCGGTCTGGCGGCCGGGGCGGTCGGGGCGCCGCTGGTGGCACGCCTCGTCGACCGGCACGGACAGGCGAGGGTGGCGGTGCCTGCGACGGTGGTGTCGGTGGCGGCGGGGCTGCTGTTGGTGCCGCTGGTCCACTACGACGCGCCGACGTGGACGCTCTTCGCGGTCAACGTCGGCACGGCCACGGCACCCAACACCGGCGGTATGGCCCGCGCGCGCTGGGCGCACCTTTACCGCGACGCTCCGGACCGGCTGCATGCCGCCAATTCCTTCGAGCAGGTCGCCGACGAGGTCTGCTTCATGGCCGGCCCGGTGCTGGCCGCGTTCCTGGGCACGGCACTGTTCCCGGAAGCCGGGACGCTGGTCACGGAGGTGCTGCTGCTCGCCGGGGTGCTGCTCTTCGCGGCGCAGCGGCGTACCGAGCCGCCGGTCGAGCCCCGGCAGCCGGGCGGATCGCCGCGCATACCGGGGCTGGCCGGGGTCGTGGGCACGTTCGCCTGCACGGGGGTGATCTTCGGGGCGCTGGAGGTGACCACGGTCGCCTTCACCGACGCGCACGGGCATGCCTCAGCGGCAGGCGTTGCACTCGCCCTTGAAGCCGCCGGATCGTGTGTGGCCGGGCTGCTCTACGGGCTCGCCAAGCCCACCGGGACGGCGGCCGGCCGGTTCGTCACCGGCGTCGGGACGATGGCCGCACTGATGGCGCTGCCGCTGCTCGCCAGGGCGTCCGGGAGCGTGGCCGCACTGTCGGTGGCCCTGTTCGCGGCCGGTCTCGCGACCGCGCCGACCATGGTCAACGGCATGGCCCTGGTCCAGGAACGAGTGCCCGCCGCACGGCTCAACGAGGGCATGACGCTCGCCGTCACCGGCATCCTGGCCGGCATCGCCGCCGGGACCGCCCTGGGCGGGACGATGGCCGAGCACTTCGGCCCCGGCACGGGCTACGGCTACGGCATCCCCGTCGTCGCCGGCGCCCTGGCCCTGGTCACGGCAGTGGCTGCGATGCCGGCCAGCCGACGTCAGTCGGCGTAG
- a CDS encoding LysR family transcriptional regulator — MPRPSVDPRLLRAFLAVAEELHFTRAAARLYVAQQALSRDVRRLEWELGTELLLRSTRRVELTADGERLLPYARRVLAAHDELSAAFAASDRPLLVDIGTPVSTAHRVLTAAREETPGIEMTARFHSGLTGAAADILAGRLDVSFGRVAGLDPAVLAALEHRPVRYERMAVLLPADHRLAGLAAVPLDALAGEALYAAAGNPATAEWTDLAERLFAGRGIEVADPFPEIDGPDEFIRLVTKHRWPVLASTEFIELPDGGFVLRPLTDPVPLSPVSIVWRRGLRHDGLTALRRAAARLSAARDWLTRPADAWLPEPDARLTAALSSG, encoded by the coding sequence ATGCCGAGACCCTCCGTCGACCCCCGCCTGCTCCGTGCCTTCCTCGCCGTCGCGGAGGAGCTGCACTTCACCCGGGCTGCCGCCCGCCTGTACGTCGCGCAGCAGGCACTCAGCCGCGATGTGCGGCGTCTGGAATGGGAGTTGGGCACCGAGCTGCTGTTGCGGAGCACCCGCAGGGTGGAGCTGACGGCCGACGGGGAGCGGCTGCTTCCGTACGCGCGCCGGGTGCTGGCGGCGCACGACGAGCTGAGCGCGGCGTTTGCGGCGTCCGACCGGCCACTGCTGGTCGACATCGGTACCCCGGTCAGCACGGCTCACCGGGTGCTGACGGCGGCCCGGGAAGAGACGCCCGGGATCGAGATGACGGCGCGCTTCCACAGCGGGCTGACCGGCGCAGCCGCGGACATCCTCGCCGGGCGCCTCGACGTGTCGTTCGGCCGGGTCGCCGGCCTCGACCCGGCCGTGCTGGCGGCCCTGGAGCACCGGCCAGTGCGGTACGAGCGGATGGCCGTGCTGCTGCCGGCGGACCACCGGCTGGCCGGGCTCGCGGCGGTACCGCTGGACGCGCTGGCGGGGGAAGCGCTGTATGCCGCCGCCGGGAACCCCGCCACCGCCGAGTGGACGGATCTGGCCGAGCGGCTGTTCGCGGGACGGGGCATCGAGGTCGCCGACCCGTTCCCGGAGATCGACGGCCCGGACGAGTTCATCCGGCTGGTCACCAAGCACCGCTGGCCGGTCCTGGCCAGCACCGAGTTCATCGAGCTGCCCGACGGCGGCTTCGTGCTGCGGCCCCTCACCGACCCGGTGCCCTTGTCACCCGTCTCCATCGTCTGGCGCCGGGGCCTGCGCCACGACGGCCTCACCGCCCTGCGGCGGGCCGCCGCCCGGCTGTCGGCCGCCCGCGACTGGCTGACCCGCCCGGCGGACGCGTGGCTGCCCGAGCCGGACGCGCGGCTCACAGCAGCCCTGTCCTCGGGGTGA
- a CDS encoding serine hydrolase domain-containing protein: MASQRALLPRSTPAASGMSSRSIAALLDRLEARSVECHSIMVVRHGHVVAEGWWAPYSAERPHLLYSLTKSFTSVAVGLAIADGLLSLEDRVVDVLPDHVPGDISEQGRRLTVHHLLCMTAGHRTDSLAEAWQLEPGDLVKGFLRVPFPDAEGTRHAYDNPTTFILARMVERVMGHSLPELLDERLFKPMGVDHAEWDRVASGAAFGFHGLHLTTEAVAAFGELLLRGGTWGGRRLVPREWVELATRRHTDTLRLEDGSGDVDYLRGYGYQFWMSRHGYHGDGSFGQQCVVVPSHDLVVAVTGSHTQPQAVLDAIWECLLPGMQDTGNTPDDEILADRLRRLSLAPVLGAAAPERSVKAKLDASAEGSALPDGTTVIVDAVDGGWLLRLGPYLNVEVGHGKWRESSPLGRPVVATGAWQGNTFVAELYVITTPHRVRLSVDADAGTATATWNIVPLTGPSLVLHVRSPLMTRPDVA, encoded by the coding sequence ATGGCTTCTCAGCGTGCCCTGCTGCCGCGATCGACACCGGCTGCCTCGGGGATGTCGTCCCGTTCGATCGCCGCGCTGCTGGATCGGCTCGAGGCGCGATCCGTCGAGTGTCACTCCATCATGGTCGTACGCCACGGTCACGTCGTCGCCGAGGGCTGGTGGGCGCCGTACTCGGCCGAACGCCCGCACCTTCTTTACTCGCTGACCAAGTCGTTCACCTCGGTCGCCGTGGGGCTCGCGATCGCCGACGGGCTGCTCTCACTGGAGGATCGGGTGGTGGATGTGCTGCCCGACCACGTTCCGGGCGACATCTCGGAGCAGGGACGCCGCCTCACCGTTCACCACCTGCTGTGCATGACGGCCGGACATCGCACGGACAGCCTCGCCGAGGCCTGGCAACTGGAACCGGGCGACCTGGTGAAGGGCTTCCTGCGCGTACCGTTTCCCGATGCCGAGGGAACGCGGCACGCTTACGACAATCCCACCACCTTCATCCTGGCCCGGATGGTGGAACGGGTCATGGGCCACAGCCTCCCGGAACTGCTCGACGAGCGCCTCTTCAAGCCGATGGGCGTCGATCACGCCGAATGGGACCGTGTGGCCAGCGGTGCCGCATTCGGATTCCACGGACTGCACCTCACGACCGAGGCTGTCGCCGCCTTCGGTGAGTTGCTCCTGCGCGGAGGTACGTGGGGCGGCCGGCGGCTCGTCCCGCGTGAATGGGTGGAGCTCGCGACCAGACGGCACACCGACACCCTGCGACTCGAGGACGGATCGGGGGACGTCGACTACCTTCGTGGTTACGGTTACCAGTTCTGGATGTCGCGTCACGGCTACCACGGGGACGGCTCATTCGGCCAGCAATGCGTGGTCGTCCCGTCGCACGATCTCGTGGTCGCCGTGACCGGCAGCCATACGCAGCCACAGGCAGTGCTTGACGCAATATGGGAGTGCCTGCTGCCCGGCATGCAGGACACGGGAAACACCCCGGACGACGAAATCCTCGCCGATCGGCTGCGGCGGTTGTCATTGGCACCGGTGCTGGGCGCCGCCGCCCCGGAGCGTTCCGTCAAGGCGAAACTCGACGCCTCCGCCGAGGGTTCGGCTCTGCCCGACGGAACCACGGTGATCGTCGATGCAGTGGACGGTGGATGGCTCCTTCGACTCGGGCCGTACCTCAACGTCGAGGTCGGCCACGGCAAATGGCGGGAAAGTTCGCCGCTCGGCCGTCCCGTCGTCGCGACTGGCGCCTGGCAGGGCAACACGTTCGTCGCCGAGCTTTACGTCATCACCACACCGCACCGGGTTCGGCTGTCGGTCGATGCCGACGCGGGGACAGCGACAGCGACGTGGAACATCGTGCCCCTGACCGGCCCAAGCCTGGTGCTGCATGTGCGGTCGCCGCTGATGACACGGCCCGACGTCGCATAG
- a CDS encoding transposase, whose translation MPDDLWDRVAPLLPPVPERRRRTPDTCAFRRAALAGVLYALRTGVTWRDVPRRPRGAPESRPGTGCGTGIAGGAGRACPRSRRQLCPHRPLQDLCLQLHRIAGGPRPPARTRRSCWKPERCSP comes from the coding sequence GTGCCGGACGACTTGTGGGATCGCGTCGCTCCGTTGCTGCCGCCCGTTCCCGAGCGCCGGCGCCGCACCCCGGACACCTGCGCGTTCCGGCGGGCGGCGCTCGCGGGCGTGCTGTACGCGCTGCGGACCGGTGTTACCTGGCGCGACGTGCCGCGGAGACCCAGGGGTGCTCCGGAGTCACGGCCTGGCACAGGCTGCGGGACTGGGATCGCTGGCGGGGCCGGTCGAGCATGTCCCCGATCCAGGCGGCAACTGTGTCCGCACCGGCCACTACAGGATCTGTGCCTTCAACTGCACAGAATCGCAGGTGGTCCTCGACCGCCCGCCCGTACGCGTCGATCGTGTTGGAAGCCCGAGCGATGTTCGCCATGA
- a CDS encoding transposase, whose amino-acid sequence MWGRVPKRFHRDRLPEHQGRRDCREGSRGYDAGKKINGRKRHLVVDTRGLPLLVMVTPADLHDSHAAKEVLFRLRLMHPEITIVWADSAYAGKLVTWAKRHLNLTIKTVSRPKDTSGFIVLPRRWVVERTWGWIMHARRHARDYERLVRHSETLITWAAITLMTRRLTRGNNSLSRLPATRPDSRTWPEIPAQRIAAWGSHRSAYRSSHATTCST is encoded by the coding sequence ATATGGGGAAGGGTCCCAAAGCGGTTCCACCGTGATCGACTCCCAGAGCATCAAGGCCGCCGAGACTGTCGGGAGGGATCCCGCGGCTACGACGCTGGCAAGAAAATCAACGGACGCAAGCGCCACCTTGTCGTCGACACCCGCGGCCTGCCGCTGCTGGTCATGGTCACCCCTGCCGACCTGCACGACAGCCATGCGGCCAAGGAAGTCCTCTTCCGCCTCCGCCTGATGCACCCCGAGATCACCATCGTCTGGGCCGACTCCGCGTACGCCGGAAAACTGGTGACCTGGGCAAAACGCCATCTCAACCTCACCATCAAGACTGTCAGCCGCCCCAAGGACACCTCCGGATTCATCGTGCTGCCCCGCCGCTGGGTCGTGGAACGCACCTGGGGATGGATCATGCACGCCCGACGTCACGCACGGGACTACGAACGCCTCGTCCGGCACTCCGAAACCTTGATCACCTGGGCGGCGATCACACTGATGACCAGGAGGCTCACCCGAGGCAACAACAGCCTCTCCCGCCTGCCAGCTACCCGCCCAGACTCGCGCACTTGGCCTGAAATACCAGCTCAGCGAATCGCAGCCTGGGGCAGCCACCGGTCTGCGTACCGCTCCAGCCACGCGACGACGTGCTCCACGTAG
- a CDS encoding phosphotransferase family protein: protein MSDEVPAELLEIVDALMPGMTLDTARLSAHGNHHHVVLLPGVAAVRISRRPFAAETLPRRMELLRVIAASGLPFAVPEPLTPVTMFGDRAAVAVSWVDGSGLPEGEGDPAKISELLGALRELPLTPELQAVLGTPGGQASGHGWADVLAEDVVPRLPQRWRDEGRRRLEEAMALEPVPACLVHGDLVAENVHWSKDGKLIGVLDWDLAQPFDPAIDAACMAWHGWENVRQAVDSETYRRAQVWDRTFGVEHLVAVLSGKPLSNVDSYVEHVVAWLERYADRWLPQAAIR, encoded by the coding sequence GTGAGTGACGAGGTTCCTGCCGAGTTGCTGGAGATCGTCGATGCGCTCATGCCAGGGATGACTCTGGACACAGCACGCCTCTCTGCCCACGGCAACCACCACCATGTCGTTCTGTTGCCCGGTGTCGCAGCCGTGCGGATCAGCCGACGCCCGTTCGCGGCTGAGACGCTGCCGCGTCGGATGGAATTGCTGCGGGTCATCGCGGCATCCGGGCTGCCGTTCGCCGTTCCGGAGCCGCTGACGCCGGTGACGATGTTCGGTGACCGTGCCGCTGTCGCCGTCTCGTGGGTCGACGGCAGCGGACTGCCCGAGGGCGAGGGTGATCCGGCGAAGATCAGCGAGCTGCTCGGGGCATTGCGGGAGCTTCCCCTCACCCCGGAGCTACAAGCCGTGCTCGGCACGCCAGGCGGGCAAGCGAGCGGTCATGGGTGGGCCGACGTCCTGGCCGAAGACGTCGTCCCGCGTCTGCCCCAACGATGGCGAGACGAGGGCCGGCGACGCCTTGAAGAGGCAATGGCCCTGGAGCCGGTGCCGGCCTGTCTCGTCCACGGTGACCTCGTCGCCGAGAACGTCCATTGGAGCAAGGACGGCAAGCTGATCGGCGTGCTGGACTGGGACCTGGCCCAGCCGTTCGACCCGGCGATCGACGCCGCCTGCATGGCCTGGCACGGCTGGGAGAACGTCCGTCAAGCCGTGGACAGCGAGACCTACCGGCGCGCCCAGGTCTGGGACAGAACGTTCGGAGTCGAGCACCTCGTCGCGGTGCTCAGCGGCAAGCCCCTGTCGAACGTCGACAGCTACGTGGAGCACGTCGTCGCGTGGCTGGAGCGGTACGCAGACCGGTGGCTGCCCCAGGCTGCGATTCGCTGA
- a CDS encoding MFS transporter, whose product MISPGRRLTDVHSDFGRLWGSYAVSAAGSAVSAGALPLVAVAALHVSTFQVSLLAALSAVASAAISLPLGGRIEHRHKRPAMTTADGVRCLALASVPVAAALGLLTFMQLCVVGVLQSTAAIAFSAASTAHLKGLVAPSDRLRAAAQFETTDWISQSVGPPTGGLLIGVFGATATLAVDALSFLLSALGVRQIRRPEPAPPARTKSRGRARELMTGWRYILGHRGLRPLFWNAMLFGGSIMMSSPLVAVLMLRDLHFTPWQYGLALGLPCLGGVLGSRLTATLTSRLGPHRVLLLFGVLRTPWTILLPWLPFGTLGLVALVAADTGLLVAAGVFNPSFATYRITATQDHVMARVVTAWSVSSKTAQPLFIVAGGIIAAYAGVRTAILVAGTLCLASALLLPWSGLPSPALEESSAKSAGSTATA is encoded by the coding sequence GTGATCTCGCCGGGTAGACGGTTGACGGATGTGCACAGCGACTTCGGCCGCTTGTGGGGGTCGTACGCGGTGAGCGCGGCGGGCAGCGCAGTCAGCGCGGGGGCCCTTCCCCTGGTCGCTGTGGCGGCCCTGCACGTCTCGACGTTCCAGGTCTCGCTCCTGGCGGCATTATCAGCAGTCGCCAGTGCCGCAATCAGCCTCCCGTTGGGAGGCCGCATCGAGCACCGTCACAAACGGCCAGCCATGACCACCGCAGACGGGGTCAGGTGTCTCGCGTTGGCGAGTGTTCCCGTCGCGGCAGCTCTCGGCCTGCTCACCTTCATGCAACTGTGCGTGGTCGGCGTCCTCCAATCAACGGCCGCCATTGCGTTCTCGGCAGCGAGCACCGCACACCTCAAGGGGCTCGTCGCGCCAAGTGACCGCCTCCGGGCAGCAGCACAATTCGAGACCACCGACTGGATCAGCCAGAGCGTGGGGCCACCTACCGGCGGACTGCTCATCGGGGTGTTCGGGGCGACGGCCACCCTGGCCGTGGATGCGCTCTCCTTCCTGCTGTCCGCCCTGGGCGTCCGGCAGATCCGCCGTCCAGAACCGGCACCCCCGGCGCGGACCAAATCCCGAGGCCGGGCCCGGGAGCTCATGACAGGCTGGCGCTACATCCTCGGACACCGCGGACTTCGCCCGCTGTTTTGGAACGCCATGCTCTTCGGCGGATCCATCATGATGAGCAGCCCGCTCGTGGCCGTCCTCATGCTCCGTGACCTGCACTTCACGCCATGGCAGTACGGCCTGGCGCTGGGGTTGCCATGCCTGGGAGGAGTCCTGGGATCCCGTCTGACCGCTACGCTCACCAGCCGACTCGGGCCACACCGGGTGCTGCTCCTGTTCGGCGTGCTGCGCACACCCTGGACGATCCTGCTGCCGTGGCTGCCGTTCGGAACCCTCGGGCTCGTCGCCCTCGTCGCGGCCGACACCGGACTGCTGGTCGCCGCCGGCGTGTTCAACCCGTCCTTCGCCACCTACCGGATAACCGCCACCCAGGACCACGTCATGGCCCGGGTCGTAACCGCCTGGTCGGTCAGCTCGAAGACCGCCCAGCCCCTCTTCATAGTCGCCGGTGGAATCATCGCCGCGTACGCCGGAGTCCGCACCGCGATCCTCGTCGCCGGAACGCTCTGCCTCGCCAGCGCCCTGCTGCTGCCCTGGAGCGGCCTGCCCAGCCCAGCCCTGGAAGAATCATCGGCGAAGTCCGCAGGAAGCACGGCCACGGCCTGA